A window from Deltaproteobacteria bacterium encodes these proteins:
- a CDS encoding molybdopterin oxidoreductase: protein MAAASTHTASINPGHFVAGKGLRTIYSVAIFIGLTLLALGLYKDHDRTWHGYLTAFMYWTNLALGGLFFTAIQHIAKAGWSVNVRRIAESFTAFLPIAAAGAVVLLLGSKNLYTWLDPKVVATDAIIQGKSAYLNATGFTIRMVVAFAVWLVFAKLIVGNSIKQDQDGDAKWTLKAVPLSIGFVLFFAISYSLFTVDVLMSLQPHWFSTIWGIYNFAGLFQSFLAMFVIFVVYAMKKGWLRGLVSEDHLHDIGKFLKGFTVFMAYIGFSQFILIWYANLPEETIFYLARSNGWWMAITLSLLVLKFAVPFLLLLPRWAKRTPGHLVMVATLILIMQYVDIHWMVYPTLDPYTPKFGYQEIGSFLMFGGLFLWSVTAFLSKNKLVPVKDPRIQESIHHHVSY, encoded by the coding sequence ATGGCAGCGGCGTCGACTCACACAGCCTCTATCAATCCGGGCCACTTCGTAGCGGGCAAAGGCCTTCGAACGATTTATTCGGTCGCGATTTTTATCGGTCTCACACTTTTAGCTCTTGGCCTTTACAAAGACCACGATCGCACATGGCACGGTTACCTCACGGCGTTCATGTACTGGACCAATCTGGCGTTGGGCGGATTGTTCTTTACGGCGATTCAGCACATTGCGAAAGCTGGATGGTCGGTAAATGTCCGAAGGATTGCCGAATCTTTCACTGCCTTTCTTCCGATTGCGGCCGCAGGTGCCGTGGTCCTGCTGCTTGGATCAAAGAACCTCTACACGTGGCTTGATCCTAAAGTGGTTGCGACAGATGCCATCATCCAGGGAAAGTCCGCGTATTTGAACGCGACGGGATTTACGATTCGAATGGTCGTTGCGTTCGCTGTTTGGCTTGTTTTTGCCAAATTGATCGTTGGAAATTCCATTAAGCAAGATCAAGATGGTGACGCAAAATGGACGTTGAAAGCGGTCCCGCTTTCGATCGGCTTCGTATTGTTCTTCGCCATTTCGTACTCGCTCTTTACCGTAGACGTCCTGATGTCGCTTCAACCGCATTGGTTTTCGACCATCTGGGGCATCTACAACTTTGCGGGATTGTTTCAATCATTCCTCGCAATGTTCGTGATCTTTGTTGTTTACGCAATGAAGAAAGGCTGGCTTCGAGGCTTGGTTTCTGAAGATCACCTGCATGATATCGGTAAATTCCTTAAAGGCTTCACGGTCTTTATGGCCTACATTGGCTTTTCGCAGTTCATTTTGATTTGGTATGCGAACTTGCCAGAGGAAACCATTTTCTATCTGGCGCGCTCGAATGGCTGGTGGATGGCGATCACATTGTCACTGTTGGTATTGAAGTTCGCTGTTCCGTTTTTACTCCTTTTGCCACGATGGGCGAAGCGAACGCCGGGACATTTAGTAATGGTGGCAACGCTGATCTTGATCATGCAGTACGTAGACATTCACTGGATGGTTTATCCGACTCTTGATCCCTACACGCCAAAGTTTGGTTACCAAGAAATTGGAAGCTTCCTGATGTTTGGTGGCTTGTTCTTGTGGTCAGTCACGGCGTTCCTTTCGAAGAACAAGCTTGTTCCTGTGAAAGACCCGCGAATCCAGGAGTCTATTCATCACCACGTTTCCTACTGA
- a CDS encoding cytochrome c: MQKKSKNFRATKRVLAVLNIDSRKKDSKMMTSNKGNAGHTKVARSVVGALRTSDRIRVLVAVVALATAGALTSACTKSDTPKLSKDPNIELIQDMMDQPSLKAQDYEPSSPTKGSSRIPPEGTVPVGYKPYKFAGNPEEAAAKLKNPFSGNTSAEVLDLGRKKFEIYCAVCHGYTGAGDGPVAPKMALKPPPLTSEKIIKMSDGGVYHIITDGQGVMSSYAYQLVNENDRWAIVNYVRSLQKLGKK, from the coding sequence GTGCAAAAGAAATCAAAAAACTTTCGCGCTACTAAGCGAGTTTTAGCTGTGTTGAATATAGATTCTAGAAAGAAAGATTCTAAAATGATGACGTCGAATAAAGGAAATGCGGGACACACGAAAGTCGCTCGTTCAGTCGTAGGTGCCCTGCGCACGAGCGATCGAATCCGGGTCTTAGTTGCGGTTGTTGCGTTAGCCACAGCGGGTGCACTCACATCTGCTTGCACAAAAAGCGACACGCCGAAGCTTTCGAAAGATCCGAACATTGAGTTGATCCAGGACATGATGGACCAGCCAAGCTTGAAGGCACAGGACTATGAGCCTTCAAGCCCAACGAAAGGGTCGTCGCGAATTCCTCCGGAGGGGACAGTTCCGGTCGGCTACAAGCCTTACAAGTTTGCGGGCAATCCAGAGGAAGCGGCAGCGAAGTTAAAGAATCCGTTCTCGGGAAACACGTCGGCAGAAGTTTTGGACCTCGGTCGAAAGAAGTTCGAGATCTATTGCGCTGTCTGCCATGGCTACACAGGCGCTGGTGACGGGCCGGTCGCGCCAAAAATGGCGCTGAAGCCACCACCGTTGACGTCTGAGAAAATTATTAAAATGTCAGATGGTGGAGTTTACCACATCATCACCGACGGTCAGGGCGTGATGAGTTCGTATGCTTATCAGCTAGTTAACGAAAATGATCGCTGGGCGATTGTGAACTACGTTCGCAGCCTTCAGAAACTGGGAAAGAAATAG